A window of Adhaeribacter arboris genomic DNA:
ATTCAGTTAGAAGGGCAACTCGATGAAAAATTAGGTTTTTATACGTTTATAACCGATAATCAGGCTCGGTTTCCGGAATACGTAAACGACCGGATTGTACGGGATACCATTTTACCGCACGAAGGCTACTTCAAACCTTTCCGGAGCGTGGGTTACGACAAAACGGCGGGTTACGATTTTACTACTGCCCGGGGCTACCTTAATTACGCGGCTTCTAAACACGTAAGTGTACAACTTGGCCACGACAAAAATTTTATTGGCAACGGCTACCGCTCCTTAGTGCTTTCGGATTATGCTCCCGCTTATTTTTTCTTAAAATTTAACGTGAACGTCTGGAAGTTGCAGTACACCAATTTGTTCACCGAAATGAACGCCGATTACGATTTTAGGGACCAGTTGCTGCCCAAGAAATACTTTGCCTACCATCATCTAGGCATTAATTTTACGCCTAATTTTAACGTTGGCGTGTTTGAATCGGTGGTGTACGCCCGCGACAAAGGCCATTTTGAATTAGAATACCTCAATCCTATCATTTTTTACCGGAGCGTGGAGCTTATGCTAGGGAGTAACGATAACGCGCTGTTAGGCTTGGATTTTAAAGTTAATTTATTTCAAACGGCCCAGGTATACGGCCAAGTAATGCTCGATGAATTTTCGTTGACAAACGTGCGAGCCCGTAACGGTTGGTGGGGTAATAAACAAGCTTTTCAGTTGGGAGCCAAATACATAGATGTGGCGGGTATTGCCAATCTGGATGCACAAGGTGAGTTTAATTTTATCCGGCCGTACACGTATCAGCACGAAAATAAATTTACTAATTATCAGCATTATCAACAGCCACTCGCGCATCCTATGGGGGCTAACTTGTACGAATGGATTGGCATTCTGCGCTACCAACCGCTAGGCCGCTTAAACTTAACTGCTAAAGCTATCTACACCCATTACGGCGCTGATACCGATACCCTGAATTACGGAAACAATGTTTTATTGCCTTATACAACCCGGGCGCAGGAATTTAACAACAAAGTTGGTCAGGGAGTTACTACTGATCAATTGCACGTAGATGTAACCGCTTCGTGGCAATTACGGCACAACCTATTTCTGGATGTAAAACAGATTCTCCGGAAAGTAGACAGTCAATTGGCGGCCCGTTCTAACAATACGGCTTATACCACGCTGGCTTTTCGCTGGAACATTCCCCAACGACTACATGAGTTTTAACTTAGTGTTTAGTCCACAGTCCGTAGGCGATAGCCGTGATTGTAATTAGTTTATTAGATGATTTAAGGTTTATCAACCCGCAAACTTATAATTAACTTAACGCTAGAAATAACTAAAGTACTCTTTTTTGATATGAACGCTGAACACTCTGATAAGCCATATGATTATCCGTTCAGAAAATAAGTGCACTTAAATTAAACCTTACTTTCCATAGGCTCTGGTCTGCCATCCGTGGACTATCGACTATTGACTATGGACTAATTCTACTACCTTTGCCAACATGAAAACCTATTGGCGCATTCTGCAGTTTGCCCGGCCTTTCGGCGGGTTTGTGCCGCAGTACTTTATATTTACCTTTCTAGGCATTGTTTTCGGATTATTTAACTTTGCCTTACTTATTCCTTTGCTCGAAGTTCTTTTTGGCACGGTAGATACTTCGAAGGCTCAAACTATTCTTCAAAAACCGGCGTTTTCCCTGAGCCTTGATTTCGCTAAAGAATATTTTAATTATTATTTTGGACAGATAATCCGGGAAAACGGAAAAAGTGGTGCCTTGCAATTTGTTTGTATTTTAATTTTAATATCCAACTTACTGGCCAACTTATTCCGGTACCTGAGCCTACGCCTCGACGGGGCCATTCGAGCCAAAGTAGTACGTAATTTACGCTTGGCCGTTTACGAACGCCTTACGCAACTACAGTTGGGCTTTTTCTCCAATGAACGCCGGGGCGATATTATGACCCGTCTGACTACCGATGTGCAGGAAATCGAGAATTCTGTTATCAGTACTTTAAACGTAGTATCGCGCGAGCCGCTTACCATTGTGGGTTTATTCGCGATGCTATTTGCCATGTCGGTAAAGCTCACCTTATTTACGGTGTTGGTAATGCCCATTTCAGGCTATATTATTTCTGCTATTTCTAAAAAACTAAAGCAACGCGCTGTAGAAGGGCACGAGTCGCTGGGCACTATCCTGAGCATTATCGACGAAACCTTAGGCGGCATGCGCGTGATTAAAGCCTTTAACGCGCAGGAATATGTCATTGATAAGTTCAGTCAGCACAATAACCGGTATGCCCGCATTATTACCTCTATCACCAACAAACGAAGTTTAGCTTCCCCTATTTCCGAATTTATGGGTGTAGCCGCGGTGGCAGGCATTTTATTTTACGGCGGATCGTTGGTTCTCAATCAGCAATCTGATTTAACCGCTAGTGAGTTTATTACCTACATCGTGCTTTTCTCGCAGGTACTGGTTCCCGCAAAGGCTATTTCCACCGCCTTCAGCAATATTCAGCGGGGTTTGGTGTCCGGCGATAAGATTCTGGCTATTATAGATACCCAGCCGCAAATTCGGGATCTACCCACCGCTAAAATATTACCTGCTTTTACCGAGTCCATTACTTTTCAGGATGTTTCTTTCGCTTACGGCACCGAACCGGTATTGCAGCATATTAATCTTACTATTCCGAAAGGTAAAACCATTGCCCTGGTAGGTCCTTCGGGCGGCGGTAAATCTACTTTGGCCGATTTACTGCCGCGTTTTTATGACCCCACCTCCGGAATTATTACCATTGATGGCATGGATATTAAAACCTGCACCCTGCACTCTCTGCGCGACCAATTGGGGGTAGTTACCCAGGAGTCTATTTTATTTAACGATACCATTTTTAATAACATTGCTTTTAATAAAACCGAAGCCACCGAAGCCGAAGTAATAGCCGCTGCTAAAATTGCCAACGCTCACGACTTTATCTTACAAACCCCCAATGGTTACCAGACCACCATTGGCGATAGAGGTGGTAAATTATCGGGTGGGCAACGACAACGGATTAGTATTGCCCGGGCAATTTTAAAAAATCCGCCTATTTTAATTATGGATGAGGCTACTTCTGCATTAGATACCGAATCGGAGAAATTAGTACAAGAAGCCTTGATTAATTTAATGAAAAACCGTACCTCGCTGGTAATTGCACACCGGCTAAGTACTATTCAGCACGCTGACGAGATTATTGTGCTGCAAAAAGGTAAAATCCGGGAGCGCGGTACCCACGAACAATTGCTGCGGCAAAATGGGTTATACGCCCGGCTTAATCAAATGCAGATTACCACTAGCGTAGTTTCCTGAACAATTAATTACACATCCTGGAAGCTTGATATAAGAATACTTTAGGATAGTTTAGATATTGTTCTTTCATCTGATTAACAATGATTTAAGTTTAAAAAGTAAGGTTAAATCCTTAAAGTAGAAATTATTATCCCAAGCTGGACATTTACGTATTATAACTGAAGCGTCACGCATTAAGTAAAATTCTTATGGAAGCGATAAAGAAATTTGTAAACGTATTGGTTATACTGTACTTAGTAGCAGCTACCCTTATTTATCTGGATGTATTGAAGGTTGGTCAAGATGCTAACCCTAATTTTAATACTACTTTTTACGTGGTGGGTGGCGTTATTTTGCTACTCGAATTGCTCGTAGAAAATTTGTATATTGCTACCCTAAAACGCGGTCAGGTTCATACGCAACGCAAAATAAACGAATTAAAAGCCTTGCTCTACGACCAGAAACAAGAAATGCAGCAGTACCGAAGCAACCGCACTCCCGAGACTAATACTAGCACGTCTCCGTTAAATTCTTCCGCTCCTGTTTATGATCGCAACACTATTATTGTAAAACCTGGTTTTTCATCCGGTCAGGACCCCAATCGATCATCGCCTAAAAACTCTGACCCTATTTAATGGCATGTCTACTATTTCTGATACAATATTGGCCGAACTGAATGAGGCCCAAAATTTATTAAATTCTTTTATTGCTCTGCCAGAAACTACGGCAAAAATAGAGGCAGCGGCTCAGATCATGAGCCAGGCCATTAAAAATAAAGGCAAAATCTTATCCTGCGGTAATGGTGGATCTATGTGCGATGCCATGCACTTTGCCGAAGAATTATCGGGCCGGTACCGCCACGACCGGCAGGCCTTACCCGCTATTTCTATTTCAGATTCCAGTCACCTGAGTTGCGTGAGTAATGATTACGGTTACGATTCTGTTTTTTCGCGCTACCTGGAAGCTTTAGGAAACCCCGGCGATGTTTTACTCGCCATTAGTACTAGCGGTAATTCTGGCAACGTATTAAAAGCAGCTGAAACTGCGCGCGAAAAAGGATTAAAAGTAGTTAGCCTTACTGGTAAAGATGGTGGTAAACTCGCACCGCTTAGCGACGTAGAAATCCGGGTTCCCCATTTTGGCTACGCCGATCGCATCCAGGAAATTCACATTAAAGTTATTCATATCCTGATTTTACTGATTGAACAAAGCGTAATAGGTAAATAGCTTGTCTGTATCCTACCGAGTTAAAATTTATTAACGGTGCCTGTGCTGTAACGCGCATTCACCTTTTAGCACAGGCTTGCAATAAGTTTGTGCTTTTGCTTTTTAAAGGGTTCTTAATTAAGTAAGTGTACCAATAGCTTCAAGTAAAATTTAGCTTTAGCTATATTTAATTAAATACTTCTTCGGAAATCAAAATCCTGGAATTTATTTGCTGGCTTTCCTGTTCCGCTTCCAATTATACCTTATTCTCTATATTTTAATTTATACCCGATTTCATGCTCATAAAAACGTTTGGTAGTGCGGTACAAGGCGTAAATGCCTACACTATTACCATGGAAGTAAATGTTACTCCTGGCACCAAGTATTATATGGTTGGATTGCCCGATAATGCCATTAAAGAAAGTGAGCAACGCATTGAATCGGCCTTAAAGTTTAATGGCTACCGCATGCCCCGCCAGAAAGTGGTCATAAATATGGCTCCGGCAGGTATCCGAAAAGAAGGTTCCGCTTACGACTTACCCATTGCGCTGGGTATTCTGGCGGCCTCCGACCAAATGCGCGGCGAACGTTTAGGCGAGTACATTATTATGGGCGAGCTCTCGCTCGACGGTACTTTACGTCCGGTAAAAGGTATTCTGCCCATTGCTATTCAGGCCCGTAAGGAAGGTTTCAAAGGGTTTGTACTCCCAATTCAAAATGCTCAAGAAGCCGCTATTGTAAATAAATTAGATATTATCGGGGTTGAAAATATCAAACAGGCCATTGATTTTTTTGATGGTAAAGTAGATATTACTCCTTTGGTGATAGATACCCGCGATATTTTTCAAGCTACGGTTAACCAATACGAAGCAGATTTTGCGCATGTGCAAGGTCAGGAAAACATCAAAAGAGCGTTGGAAATTGCGGCGGCTGGTGGTCATAATGCCATTATGATCGGTCCTCCCGGAGCCGGTAAAACTATGTTGGCGAAACGTTTGCCTTCTATTTTACCGCCGCTTACCATGCACGAAGCTTTAGAAACCACCAAAATTCATTCGGTGGCTGGTAAATTGGGCGAATCGGCTTCTTTGCTATCTACGCGGCCATTTCGGGCACCGCATCATACCATTTCGGACGTAGCTTTAGTAGGTGGCGGTGGTGTGCCGCAGCCCGGCGAAATTTCTCTTTCGCACAACGGAGTACTTTTTATGGATGAATTGCCGGAGTTTAAACGCACTGTATTGGAAGTAATGCGCCAGCCCCTCGAAGAGCGACGTGTTTCTATCTCCCGGGCCAAAATGACCATTGATTTTCCGGCTAACTTTATGCTCATTGCCAGCATGAATCCGTGCCCGTGTGGCTACTACAATCATCCGGATAAGGATTGCGTGTGCGGACCAGGAGTGGTACAACGGTATTTGAACAAAGTAAGTGGCCCGCTCTTAGACCGGATTGATTTGCACGTAGAAGTAACTCCCGTAACCTTCGACCAGATGACTGAATCGCGCAAGGCGGAAAGCAGCGAAGCCATTCGGGAGCGGGTAGTAAAAGCTAGGCAAATTCAGGAGGAACGGTTTAAAGAATTTCCGAATATTCATTCTAACGCCATGATGCCTTCGCAAATGGTAAAAGAAATTTGCGAAATAAACGCCGGCGGCAAAGCTTTATTGAAAACTGCCATGGAACGCTTAGGTTTATCGGCGCGCGCTTACGATCGTATTCTAAAGGTAAGCCGTACCATTGCCGATTTGGCTGATTCCCCAGAGATCCGCATCGAACATTTAGCGGAAGCTATTCAATATCGCAGCCTCGATCGGGAAGGTTGGGCTGGATAGACGATAGTCGATGGTCGATAGTCTACAGACCACGGTTGATTGGAAACAACAATAGTATAAAGGATTATTTATAATTACTCCATAAATTTTATTAATTTACTGAAGTCTATGGCCCATTGACTATTCACCATAGTCTGTGGTCTGCCGACTATCGTCTATGGTCTATTTTTCCTCCAAAACCGAAATCCTAACCGGTATTCAATAATATCGGCTTTAATCAGATCGTGTAATTTTAAGCCAGCTGCCAGGTAAATATTTCGGGTAAGCGGATACCGTGTTTCCAGTCGCTGGTAAAACGGGGCATCTGATTTATACGGCCGGTAGGCATACCAGCCCACATACGTACCAAAGCCCAGTTTACCAAGGGCTAACTCATGGCCAAAGTTTAGCGCCACTCTTTTTATATCCGGCGAAGTACCTGGTTTTACCCGCGGGTCCCAATTCCGCCGTGGAAGGAGCGATGGATCATAAAACCCTTCCAACCCCACCAGTAAGGTGCTTTTCGGGTTTAACTGTTGCATAGCCGAAAGAGCTATCGACTTAACGGTGTAAGTAAGCGTATCAAAATCGTTACGCTGTTTTATGCCGGCGCTGCTGCTAATAGTAAAAGAAAGTTTATTTTCGGGAGGTGGCCACGCTTGTATTAATGGCTCAAAGGAACGATGGCTATAGTAGTTTAAGCCTAGGCTAAGCGTGCCAATATTTATTCCCAAATTAGGTTTCGCATTGCCTCCGTTTGAATAATGGTTAATTCCGGCTGCCAACACGAGCGAAAACTTCTGACTAAGCATTCGTTCGTACTCCGCTCTAAATTGAATAACTGCATTTAAGGGAGCACTAATAACATTATTGGTCGCATTTACTCGCCAGTCGAAATGGTTGCTAAAATACGCTAGCCCACTGCCTAATCGCACACTTAATTGATCCTGAACCCGATGGTAAACAAATTTATTAATGTAAATACTGGCTGCAACGGATTTACCTAAAATAGGCTCCTGGTAATCGAAGGCAATAAATGAAATGCCGATGCGGGGATACTTGTATAGCTGGTGCCAGAATTTAGTACCTGTAGTTTGGTATTGTAAATTTATTTCGACTCCATTGGGCTTTACGCCTTGTAAGTGCCTTATTTTTGGGCTATGTACCAGCACGGAGCCCGCTTGATAGGCTACTCCTATAATAAGTGGAGTACGTTCTTGCGCGTAAGCCGCCAGGCAGCTAAAATAACCTAAAACAATAAAATACCACCTAAATATTAGGCGCTTTTTACTCATCTCTATTTCTTGGCATAAAATTGGCAGCAAAATAGGGAAAATATCTCTCCTTTTTAATTACGCTTGCTGATTCAGCAAATTGTTCAGATACTTATTGTACTTAAGCGTAAATTGCTTAAGTACAAATTACGTAATTCCATCATAACCATTTTTTTACTAAAAAAACATTTTATTTAAATAAAATGCAACATTTTATTTAAATAACGTATACCTACCATAAAACATATTATGAGTTTAATACAATATTTATTTACAAGTAACACCAATTAACCGATTAACTTAAATTTTATTATTATGAAAAAGATTGCTTTTTTACTATTTACTGCACTTACTGTTTCTTTTGCTTCGCATGCCCAAATTGGAATTAAATTAGGAGCGAACTTATCTAACTTAGCGGGTGATTTAAAACACGAAGATTTAAATAAAAATAAGATTGGCTTCGTAGGCGGACTTAGCTATAATATTCCCTTGTCCGGCGATAATTTTATTTCCCTGCAGCCAGAGTTACTATACTCCATGAAAGGATATAAATATGCGGATATTACTGTAACCGAAATTGATCCGGTAACCAGCCAGAGTAACCAGGTTACTTACGAAGGCAAAGTAAATTATAGCTATTTAGACTTACCTATCTTATTAAAAGTAAATGCCGGTCCGATATTCTTTGAAGCTGGACCTCAATTATCTTATTTATTAGGTATTCAAGATAACACCGAAAAAACCATAAACGGCGTTGATTTTGAAAGCTATCAGAAAATTGATAAGGATAATTTAGCTGAACTAGAAATAGGTTATGCCGCAGGTGTAGGTTTTCAGGCACCCATGGGTATTACCGTTGGATTACGTTACAATGGCAGCATTAGTCATTTAGCTAAAAACGATAATGGCGACGAGTTAGCCAATGCCCGTAATTCTTTATACCAAGCAACTGTTGGTTTTAGATTGCCAACTGGTAAGTAATACTTTCTCTGATTTAGTATAAAAGAAGGCTGGTACATTTACCAGCCTTCTTTTTGTTTATTAAAAATATAAAGTTGACGCCAAGCTACTGTAAATAATTTTACTTCTTTTAACTTATTACAACTTAAAACTTGCTATTTACAACTCAACCTTTACTCATTGCGGCGTAATATTTATAAAAATACGGGATAGTTTCGATTCCTTTTAAAAAGTTAAAAATCCCGAAATGTTCGTTAGGCGAATGAATAGCATCGGAGTCAAGACCGAAACCCATTAGTACTGTATCTAAGCCTAGTTCTGTCTTAAACATGGCCACAATAGGAATACTGCCGCCGCTTCGGACGGGAACAGGCTTTTTACCAAAAGTTTGCTCAAAAGCTTTGCTGGCTGCCTGGTAGGCCACCGAGTTAGTAGGCGTTACTACCGGCTCACCCCCGTGGTGTGGTTTTACCGCTACCTTTACACTTTTAGGGGCAATTGAGGTAAAATGCTTTTGAAATTTCTCCGTTATTTCTTCAGAAGATTGGTTAGGCACCAGGCGCATTGAAATTTTTGCCGAAGCTTTGGAGGCTATAACTGTTTTAGCGCCCTCGCCGGTATAGCCGCCCCAAATACCATTTACGTCCAGCGTTGGTCGAATAGAATTCCGTTCCATAGTAGAGTAGCCCACTTCACCGTAAATATCTCCTAAATTTAGGGCAGCTTTGTATTCTTCTACATCAAAAGGCGCTTTAGCCATTTCCGTTCGCTCCTCAGTGGTTAATTCCTGTACATTGTCGTAAAAACCCGGAATGGTAACGCGGTTGTTTTCATCGTGCAACGAGGCTATCATTTTACATAAAATATTAATTGGGTTAGCCACCGCACCACCGTACAAACCAGAATGTAAATCGCGGCTAGGCCCTACAACTTCTACTTCCACGTAACTCATTCCGCGTAGTCCCGAAGTAATAGATGGAATGTCGTTGGCAATTATACCCGTGTCTGAAATTAAAATAACATCGGCCCGAAGGCGCTCTTTGTTCTGCTGCACAAAAGTATTCAGGTTATTGGAGCCTACTTCTTCTTCTCCTTCAATCATAAATTTAACGTTGCAAGGCAGTTGATTCTGCTGCATCATTATTTCGAAGGCTTTAAGGTGCATGTATAATTGACCTTTATCGTCGCAGGCGCCCCGGGCATAAATTTTATCGTCTTTTATAACCGGCTCAAATGGCGGCGAATTCCAGAGTTCGTAGGGGTCGGCGGGTTGAACATCGTAGTGCCCGTACATTAAAACAGTGGGCAAATCAGGATCAATAATTTTCTCGCCGTATACAATCGGGTAACCAGCGGTAGGGCAAATTTCTACTTTATCGGCACCGGCTTCACGTAGTTTTTGGGATAGAAAATCAGCCGCCCGTAGTACATCGCCGCGAAAGGCCGGATCAGCGCTTACCGAAGGAATGCGGAGTAAATCTATTAATTCGGAAATAAAACGATTCTTGTTAGCTTCAATATAAGCAGCAGTAGAATTCATAAGTTATAAAGTGAGGCGCTTTAAAAATTACTTTAAAATTAGAGTTATAAATATCGGTATAAGCAAGTCGATAAAGTGCTTTTTAATAGATTATGGATTTACGTTATCTTTTCTCTATTACCAACTAAA
This region includes:
- a CDS encoding ABC transporter ATP-binding protein; translated protein: MKTYWRILQFARPFGGFVPQYFIFTFLGIVFGLFNFALLIPLLEVLFGTVDTSKAQTILQKPAFSLSLDFAKEYFNYYFGQIIRENGKSGALQFVCILILISNLLANLFRYLSLRLDGAIRAKVVRNLRLAVYERLTQLQLGFFSNERRGDIMTRLTTDVQEIENSVISTLNVVSREPLTIVGLFAMLFAMSVKLTLFTVLVMPISGYIISAISKKLKQRAVEGHESLGTILSIIDETLGGMRVIKAFNAQEYVIDKFSQHNNRYARIITSITNKRSLASPISEFMGVAAVAGILFYGGSLVLNQQSDLTASEFITYIVLFSQVLVPAKAISTAFSNIQRGLVSGDKILAIIDTQPQIRDLPTAKILPAFTESITFQDVSFAYGTEPVLQHINLTIPKGKTIALVGPSGGGKSTLADLLPRFYDPTSGIITIDGMDIKTCTLHSLRDQLGVVTQESILFNDTIFNNIAFNKTEATEAEVIAAAKIANAHDFILQTPNGYQTTIGDRGGKLSGGQRQRISIARAILKNPPILIMDEATSALDTESEKLVQEALINLMKNRTSLVIAHRLSTIQHADEIIVLQKGKIRERGTHEQLLRQNGLYARLNQMQITTSVVS
- the lpcA gene encoding D-sedoheptulose 7-phosphate isomerase is translated as MSDTILAELNEAQNLLNSFIALPETTAKIEAAAQIMSQAIKNKGKILSCGNGGSMCDAMHFAEELSGRYRHDRQALPAISISDSSHLSCVSNDYGYDSVFSRYLEALGNPGDVLLAISTSGNSGNVLKAAETAREKGLKVVSLTGKDGGKLAPLSDVEIRVPHFGYADRIQEIHIKVIHILILLIEQSVIGK
- a CDS encoding YifB family Mg chelatase-like AAA ATPase, encoding MLIKTFGSAVQGVNAYTITMEVNVTPGTKYYMVGLPDNAIKESEQRIESALKFNGYRMPRQKVVINMAPAGIRKEGSAYDLPIALGILAASDQMRGERLGEYIIMGELSLDGTLRPVKGILPIAIQARKEGFKGFVLPIQNAQEAAIVNKLDIIGVENIKQAIDFFDGKVDITPLVIDTRDIFQATVNQYEADFAHVQGQENIKRALEIAAAGGHNAIMIGPPGAGKTMLAKRLPSILPPLTMHEALETTKIHSVAGKLGESASLLSTRPFRAPHHTISDVALVGGGGVPQPGEISLSHNGVLFMDELPEFKRTVLEVMRQPLEERRVSISRAKMTIDFPANFMLIASMNPCPCGYYNHPDKDCVCGPGVVQRYLNKVSGPLLDRIDLHVEVTPVTFDQMTESRKAESSEAIRERVVKARQIQEERFKEFPNIHSNAMMPSQMVKEICEINAGGKALLKTAMERLGLSARAYDRILKVSRTIADLADSPEIRIEHLAEAIQYRSLDREGWAG
- a CDS encoding acyloxyacyl hydrolase; its protein translation is MSKKRLIFRWYFIVLGYFSCLAAYAQERTPLIIGVAYQAGSVLVHSPKIRHLQGVKPNGVEINLQYQTTGTKFWHQLYKYPRIGISFIAFDYQEPILGKSVAASIYINKFVYHRVQDQLSVRLGSGLAYFSNHFDWRVNATNNVISAPLNAVIQFRAEYERMLSQKFSLVLAAGINHYSNGGNAKPNLGINIGTLSLGLNYYSHRSFEPLIQAWPPPENKLSFTISSSAGIKQRNDFDTLTYTVKSIALSAMQQLNPKSTLLVGLEGFYDPSLLPRRNWDPRVKPGTSPDIKRVALNFGHELALGKLGFGTYVGWYAYRPYKSDAPFYQRLETRYPLTRNIYLAAGLKLHDLIKADIIEYRLGFRFWRKNRP
- a CDS encoding porin family protein, encoding MKKIAFLLFTALTVSFASHAQIGIKLGANLSNLAGDLKHEDLNKNKIGFVGGLSYNIPLSGDNFISLQPELLYSMKGYKYADITVTEIDPVTSQSNQVTYEGKVNYSYLDLPILLKVNAGPIFFEAGPQLSYLLGIQDNTEKTINGVDFESYQKIDKDNLAELEIGYAAGVGFQAPMGITVGLRYNGSISHLAKNDNGDELANARNSLYQATVGFRLPTGK
- a CDS encoding dipeptidase, whose product is MNSTAAYIEANKNRFISELIDLLRIPSVSADPAFRGDVLRAADFLSQKLREAGADKVEICPTAGYPIVYGEKIIDPDLPTVLMYGHYDVQPADPYELWNSPPFEPVIKDDKIYARGACDDKGQLYMHLKAFEIMMQQNQLPCNVKFMIEGEEEVGSNNLNTFVQQNKERLRADVILISDTGIIANDIPSITSGLRGMSYVEVEVVGPSRDLHSGLYGGAVANPINILCKMIASLHDENNRVTIPGFYDNVQELTTEERTEMAKAPFDVEEYKAALNLGDIYGEVGYSTMERNSIRPTLDVNGIWGGYTGEGAKTVIASKASAKISMRLVPNQSSEEITEKFQKHFTSIAPKSVKVAVKPHHGGEPVVTPTNSVAYQAASKAFEQTFGKKPVPVRSGGSIPIVAMFKTELGLDTVLMGFGLDSDAIHSPNEHFGIFNFLKGIETIPYFYKYYAAMSKG